From a region of the Paenibacillus lutimineralis genome:
- a CDS encoding DUF6033 family protein, with product MNVQNVSALLNYSKNNNTSSMAVLDFQKIWSNATQKTEKPEKTTSFVSAEQSLEEIYPDLKYHVLDASQFKYWNRLDFPTSKLYDDRIDKSTIHELRAWKPQIQTATGYEPWVQRDLEKIQKGLHVVMIHPTVQEKMDKDPEYAKQIVSKIQKYFEDDIKLNEAIDPESVKSMSQLVTITEDGEIGFHHTVCDGPSKQENDSEEKFGTKKDKKKQNPLSGLQTMALTSSLPLQEQIKTTTLEYGYSYAYGLYDLYQKRKSGNNED from the coding sequence GTGAACGTACAGAATGTTTCGGCATTGCTGAATTATTCCAAAAACAATAATACCAGTTCGATGGCTGTTCTTGATTTTCAAAAAATATGGAGTAACGCAACACAGAAAACAGAAAAGCCAGAGAAAACAACTTCGTTTGTTAGCGCAGAGCAGAGTCTGGAAGAAATTTATCCGGATCTGAAATATCACGTACTGGATGCTTCTCAATTTAAATACTGGAATCGGCTGGATTTTCCAACTTCAAAGCTTTATGATGACAGGATCGATAAAAGTACTATCCATGAATTAAGAGCTTGGAAACCTCAGATACAAACGGCTACTGGCTATGAACCGTGGGTACAACGTGATCTTGAAAAAATACAAAAGGGACTTCATGTTGTTATGATTCACCCTACTGTTCAAGAGAAAATGGACAAGGATCCGGAATATGCAAAACAGATTGTATCTAAGATTCAAAAGTACTTTGAAGACGATATTAAACTGAATGAGGCTATTGATCCAGAATCTGTTAAAAGCATGTCCCAATTGGTCACTATTACAGAAGATGGTGAGATAGGATTTCATCATACCGTCTGTGATGGACCTTCCAAGCAAGAAAATGACTCCGAAGAAAAATTTGGAACGAAAAAGGATAAGAAGAAACAAAATCCATTAAGCGGATTGCAAACCATGGCGTTAACTTCTTCATTGCCATTACAAGAACAAATAAAAACGACAACACTTGAATATGGTTATAGTTACGCATATGGGCTATATGACTTATATCAAAAGCGCAAATCAGGAAACAACGAGGATTAA
- a CDS encoding MarR family winged helix-turn-helix transcriptional regulator: MKKNPTPLTEHEQQGSRNLGRLIMQLRRLERQPHTFGSAGPLTPSEIHTITAIGTEGNVLMSELASRLGITKGAVTQLIARLEAKELVVRSPHPYDARGIVLSLTALGQEANAAHDRVHLDFYNRLRTQLSAQEIEIFEKCIDKLNHFLQQNH; encoded by the coding sequence ATGAAAAAAAATCCAACCCCACTAACCGAACATGAACAACAAGGTAGCCGTAATCTTGGCAGACTCATTATGCAGCTGCGCCGCCTTGAGCGTCAGCCTCATACGTTTGGCTCAGCCGGACCACTGACGCCTAGTGAAATCCATACTATAACCGCAATCGGCACCGAAGGTAATGTGCTTATGAGTGAACTTGCTAGTCGTCTGGGCATCACCAAGGGAGCGGTTACCCAGCTTATTGCCCGGCTGGAGGCCAAGGAACTGGTCGTCCGTTCACCGCATCCGTATGATGCCAGAGGGATCGTCCTTTCCCTTACAGCTTTGGGACAAGAAGCCAATGCAGCTCACGATAGGGTGCACCTGGATTTTTACAACCGGCTTCGTACCCAATTAAGCGCCCAGGAAATAGAGATATTCGAAAAATGCATCGACAAACTCAATCATTTTTTACAGCAGAATCATTAA
- a CDS encoding MFS transporter has translation MNRFLMMTALCLGAFVSHFTAGVINVSLPQFADLFNSDLSAVQWITTGYLLVIASLLPFMGKLGDRYSHRTIHNTGYVVFALSSILIAFSPNIMILLILRAVQAVGASMFQATNIAIIALYLPKEQRGRALGIVSTAVALGAMSGPVAGGFIAEWLDWQWLFLVHVPVTLIATLLAFRYIPARRKDILAGRESVTGKVPLDRFGAILFIISIASIVYAISAAQLVGFIIAIAGFTAFLLWELRQSSPFLPIRLFRIFSLSGGLIISTMSFMMANTVLVALPFYLTGKAGFSPLISGYIMAIYPILLGVAGPIAGGWSDRYGSKRLMLLGILGMALSLLVLALVPDQTQANVLMLLGSLSLLGIGMGLLSAPNNSFIMQHAPKEHTGSIGGMIALTRNLGMVIGAALGLGAMKNATAGSVDQEHISLLAALRPVLGGYILITVCILVILGLNLLQMTRRQQTVDRQL, from the coding sequence ATGAATCGTTTTCTTATGATGACGGCGTTATGCCTAGGTGCTTTTGTTTCCCATTTTACGGCCGGTGTCATTAATGTATCGCTGCCGCAATTTGCCGACCTGTTTAATAGCGATTTGTCCGCTGTTCAATGGATTACAACCGGTTATTTGCTCGTAATCGCCTCCCTCCTCCCTTTCATGGGCAAACTGGGGGATCGCTACAGCCATCGAACGATTCATAATACCGGGTATGTCGTTTTCGCACTCAGCTCCATTTTGATCGCCTTCTCGCCTAATATCATGATTTTGCTGATCCTGCGGGCAGTGCAGGCCGTCGGAGCATCGATGTTCCAGGCGACGAATATTGCGATCATAGCCCTCTATTTGCCTAAAGAACAACGGGGGCGCGCCCTCGGTATCGTCAGCACAGCCGTTGCGCTGGGCGCCATGAGCGGCCCCGTCGCCGGCGGATTTATTGCTGAATGGCTTGACTGGCAGTGGCTTTTCCTGGTCCATGTTCCCGTAACCTTAATTGCTACTCTGCTCGCTTTTCGCTATATTCCCGCTCGCAGGAAGGATATATTGGCAGGACGGGAATCTGTAACCGGAAAAGTCCCGCTTGACCGCTTTGGTGCAATCCTGTTCATTATTTCGATTGCCTCCATTGTTTACGCCATCTCAGCCGCTCAGCTTGTAGGGTTCATCATTGCCATCGCAGGATTTACTGCTTTTCTGCTGTGGGAGCTGCGCCAATCGTCACCGTTTTTGCCGATCAGGCTGTTTCGCATTTTCTCACTCTCTGGCGGATTGATTATTAGCACCATGTCGTTCATGATGGCTAACACCGTTCTCGTAGCCCTGCCCTTTTATTTAACGGGTAAGGCAGGATTCTCACCTTTAATTTCTGGTTATATCATGGCCATTTATCCTATCCTGCTTGGGGTTGCTGGCCCCATTGCCGGGGGATGGTCTGATCGTTATGGGTCCAAGAGGCTAATGCTGCTCGGCATCCTTGGCATGGCCCTCTCCCTTCTCGTGCTGGCCCTTGTTCCGGACCAGACACAGGCCAACGTCCTTATGCTGCTTGGCTCGCTGAGCTTGCTCGGAATCGGGATGGGGTTATTGTCTGCGCCGAATAATAGCTTCATCATGCAGCATGCTCCCAAAGAACATACAGGTTCAATCGGAGGCATGATCGCTTTGACACGTAATTTGGGGATGGTTATAGGGGCAGCGCTAGGCCTTGGAGCAATGAAAAATGCAACGGCGGGCTCCGTGGATCAGGAGCATATTTCTCTGCTTGCAGCGCTGCGGCCGGTCCTCGGAGGTTATATCCTGATTACAGTATGCATACTGGTCATCCTAGGATTGAATCTTCTTCAAATGACACGCCGCCAACAGACAGTTGACCGTCAGCTCTAA
- a CDS encoding aldo/keto reductase, translating into MTQNVQSRTRLNNGIDMPWMGLGVFKVEEGIELVEAVKAAVKHGYRSIDTAAVYANETSVGQGIREALAETGLKREDLFITSKVWNADLGYESTLAAYETSLKKLGLDYLDLYLIHWPVAGKYKDAWRALEKLYKDGRVKAIGVSNFQVHHLEDLMKDAEIIPVVNQVEFHPLLNQKELRDFTKKHNIQLEAWSPLMQGELLGHPLLKEIADKYGKSIAQVILRWDLQHGVITIPKSTKENRIVENASLFDFELSPEDMDRIDSLNEDRRVGPDPDNFDF; encoded by the coding sequence ATGACTCAGAATGTACAAAGTAGAACACGATTAAATAATGGTATCGATATGCCTTGGATGGGCCTTGGTGTCTTTAAAGTGGAGGAAGGAATCGAGCTCGTCGAAGCGGTGAAAGCTGCCGTTAAACACGGCTACCGGAGTATCGACACCGCTGCGGTATACGCAAATGAGACAAGTGTTGGTCAGGGGATTCGTGAGGCGTTGGCAGAGACCGGACTGAAAAGGGAAGACCTCTTCATTACTTCGAAAGTGTGGAACGCTGACCTCGGTTATGAATCGACACTTGCTGCCTATGAGACAAGCCTTAAGAAGCTGGGCCTCGACTATCTGGATCTCTATTTAATCCACTGGCCAGTAGCAGGCAAGTATAAAGATGCTTGGAGAGCGTTGGAGAAGCTGTATAAAGATGGCCGTGTCAAAGCAATCGGCGTCAGCAACTTCCAAGTTCATCACCTTGAAGATTTAATGAAAGATGCGGAAATCATCCCTGTGGTCAACCAAGTTGAATTCCATCCACTATTGAACCAGAAAGAACTGCGCGACTTCACGAAGAAGCACAACATTCAGTTGGAGGCATGGTCTCCATTGATGCAGGGAGAGCTGCTGGGTCATCCTCTTCTGAAAGAGATTGCGGACAAATACGGCAAATCTATCGCACAGGTCATTCTTCGTTGGGATCTACAGCATGGTGTTATTACTATTCCTAAATCAACGAAAGAAAACCGAATCGTTGAGAATGCATCCTTGTTTGATTTTGAACTGTCCCCTGAAGATATGGATCGGATCGATAGCCTTAACGAAGACCGCCGCGTAGGTCCTGACCCGGACAACTTCGATTTCTAA
- a CDS encoding MFS transporter, with translation MSLDKKRATFALLALAISAFAIGTTEFISVGLLPLIANDLHISVTLAGLTVTLYALGVTFGAPILTSITSGVPRKILLISIMLVFIIGNSLAAVSTGIGMLLTARIISALSHGVFMSIGSTIAADLVAEDRRASAISIMFSGLTVATVTGVPLGTFIGQQLGWRAAFIAIVIVGIIALIANLILVPSNLRKGVRTPIRDQVKIVTNGRLLLAFLITALGYGGTFVVFTYLSPLLHDVTGFKESTVALILLLYGIAIAIGNVIGGKAANRKPLTALLYMFLIQAVILLLLTFTAPFKVAGLITIFCMGLLAFMNVPGLQVYVVMLAERFAPKAVDVASSVNIAAFNAGIALGAYLGGIVTEHLGLIHTAWIGSIMVAAAVLLTLWSRSLERKDMASAARAN, from the coding sequence ATGTCTTTAGATAAAAAACGCGCAACCTTTGCCTTGTTAGCTTTAGCGATCAGCGCGTTTGCGATTGGTACCACTGAATTTATCAGTGTGGGGCTGCTACCCCTGATCGCTAATGACCTGCACATTTCGGTGACCCTCGCAGGATTAACCGTTACGTTATATGCATTGGGCGTCACTTTTGGGGCACCAATTCTGACCTCTATCACGTCGGGTGTACCGCGCAAGATTCTGCTAATCAGCATCATGCTAGTGTTTATTATTGGCAACAGCCTAGCGGCAGTATCCACCGGGATCGGCATGCTGCTGACAGCACGCATCATATCTGCTTTGTCCCATGGCGTGTTTATGTCCATCGGGTCTACGATTGCAGCCGATTTAGTTGCTGAGGACCGCAGAGCAAGTGCCATATCTATCATGTTCTCAGGTCTCACGGTGGCGACCGTCACCGGTGTTCCACTGGGGACATTTATCGGCCAACAGCTTGGCTGGAGAGCCGCATTCATAGCCATCGTGATCGTCGGTATTATCGCTTTGATTGCCAATTTGATTCTGGTCCCAAGCAATCTTCGTAAAGGCGTCCGAACACCGATCCGAGACCAGGTGAAAATTGTTACCAATGGCAGATTGCTGCTTGCCTTTCTCATTACAGCGCTCGGGTATGGAGGAACCTTCGTGGTCTTTACCTACCTGTCGCCGCTGCTACATGACGTTACCGGTTTTAAAGAATCTACCGTAGCCCTGATTCTGCTGCTCTATGGCATCGCCATTGCCATCGGCAATGTGATCGGAGGCAAAGCGGCCAACCGCAAGCCATTAACTGCTTTGCTGTATATGTTCTTGATTCAGGCGGTCATTTTGCTTCTTCTCACATTCACGGCACCATTTAAGGTGGCCGGACTAATCACGATCTTCTGCATGGGACTTCTGGCTTTTATGAACGTGCCAGGATTACAGGTCTATGTCGTGATGTTAGCGGAACGTTTTGCACCCAAAGCTGTTGACGTCGCTTCATCGGTTAACATCGCCGCCTTCAACGCAGGTATCGCACTTGGTGCTTATCTGGGTGGGATTGTCACTGAGCATCTTGGCCTGATTCATACCGCCTGGATTGGATCGATCATGGTCGCGGCCGCCGTACTGCTAACCTTGTGGAGCCGATCTTTAGAGCGAAAAGATATGGCGTCCGCAGCTCGAGCAAACTGA
- a CDS encoding winged helix-turn-helix transcriptional regulator gives MEKKKYNISVEATLEVIGGKWKCVILCHLTHGKKRTSDLRRLMPSITQKMLTQQLRELEDDGIVNRLIYHQVPPKVEYELTEYGWSLKPILDSLCMWGETHIIKEYGDKFAVLENNILNNKDIGLATEVEQSAKEKEPSLP, from the coding sequence ATGGAAAAAAAGAAATACAACATATCGGTTGAAGCTACGCTAGAGGTAATCGGAGGCAAATGGAAGTGCGTGATCCTATGCCATTTAACCCATGGCAAGAAGCGGACAAGTGATTTACGGAGGCTGATGCCGTCCATCACCCAAAAGATGCTTACACAGCAGCTCAGAGAGCTGGAGGATGATGGCATTGTAAACCGATTGATATATCATCAGGTCCCGCCCAAAGTGGAATATGAGCTGACTGAGTACGGCTGGAGCTTGAAACCGATTCTCGACTCGCTCTGCATGTGGGGAGAGACTCACATTATTAAAGAGTACGGTGACAAATTTGCTGTATTGGAAAATAACATTCTCAACAACAAGGACATCGGCCTCGCGACCGAAGTGGAGCAATCTGCAAAGGAAAAGGAGCCATCCTTACCCTAA
- a CDS encoding beta-glucosidase, with translation MFNKQSTLTDQQIHEKANALLKEMSIKEKVWLLNGNWDPIENGVQYENQYNPIPIKTNGNERLGISPVSFTDGPRGVVMGQSTCFPVSMARGASFDTELERRIGDVFGIESRAGGANYFAGVCINVLMHPAWGRAQETYGEDPFLLGEMGKALTESVQDHNVMACVKHYAVNNIENTRFYVDVNLSERTLREVYLPHFKKCVDAGAASLMGSYNKFRGDHACESKYLLTTILRDEWGFEGFTSSDFIFGIRDGKKAIEAGMDVEMPMPVQYNESLLKMVESGEVDETYIDQAALRVIRTIIAFESTPDKVTYSKEKIACKSHTELAREAAEKSMVLIKNEGQVLPFNKKEMKKILLVGRLAVKENLGDHGSSRINPIYSVSPLQGIQSYFKDEVEVIHCHENELEKAKALASDVDAVVIVVGNDYNDEGEYVMPDSTNAVDFITKGYEQQGMFEKSEAFKEMMKQTPSSSYTSNESFAPGGDRKNLSLRQEEIQVINEIGSINKNTVVSLVCGSMIMTKEWEAKVPAILYSWYAGMEGGNALARILFGDVNPSGKLPFVIPTDESHLHPFDSSSHQAHYDFYHGYRKLDKEKHTPAYPFGFGLSYTNYLYSDLNVEKEGDSVNVGVKVRNAGNVAGEEVVQVYVSVPNSKVERHIKVLKGFTRVHLIPGESKEVVVPIALKELEYYNEEEARWVLEDTNYVLLVGPSSDEKALLRENINLSIS, from the coding sequence ATGTTTAATAAACAATCAACGTTAACAGACCAACAAATTCATGAGAAAGCAAATGCTTTATTAAAAGAGATGTCCATAAAGGAAAAGGTATGGCTGCTGAATGGAAATTGGGATCCAATTGAAAACGGGGTGCAGTATGAGAACCAGTATAATCCAATTCCAATCAAAACCAATGGGAACGAGAGATTAGGCATTAGCCCCGTTTCCTTTACAGACGGTCCTAGGGGTGTTGTTATGGGCCAATCGACATGTTTCCCGGTTTCTATGGCTCGGGGGGCATCCTTTGATACCGAATTGGAGCGCCGTATCGGCGATGTTTTTGGTATAGAATCAAGAGCGGGCGGTGCCAACTATTTTGCCGGTGTCTGTATTAATGTCTTGATGCATCCTGCATGGGGCCGAGCCCAAGAGACCTACGGGGAAGATCCGTTCCTACTTGGAGAAATGGGTAAAGCGCTAACAGAAAGCGTGCAAGATCATAATGTGATGGCATGCGTAAAACATTATGCAGTAAATAATATTGAGAATACTCGATTCTACGTGGATGTTAATTTGTCGGAACGCACGCTTAGAGAAGTTTATTTACCACATTTCAAGAAATGTGTGGATGCAGGTGCGGCATCTCTAATGGGCTCGTATAACAAGTTCAGGGGAGATCATGCATGTGAAAGCAAATATCTGTTAACAACGATCCTTCGCGATGAATGGGGGTTTGAAGGATTTACTTCATCCGATTTCATATTCGGGATCAGGGATGGGAAAAAAGCTATTGAAGCTGGAATGGACGTAGAAATGCCCATGCCAGTCCAATACAATGAGAGTTTGTTGAAAATGGTGGAATCGGGAGAGGTCGACGAAACCTATATTGATCAAGCTGCACTTCGTGTAATCAGAACCATTATTGCATTTGAAAGCACACCAGATAAGGTCACGTATTCAAAAGAAAAAATTGCTTGCAAATCTCACACTGAACTTGCGAGAGAAGCGGCCGAGAAGTCGATGGTACTGATCAAGAATGAAGGTCAGGTTTTACCATTTAATAAAAAGGAGATGAAGAAAATTTTATTGGTCGGGAGATTGGCTGTAAAAGAAAATCTCGGAGACCATGGTAGCAGCAGAATTAATCCAATTTATTCGGTAAGCCCACTACAGGGAATTCAAAGTTATTTTAAAGACGAAGTAGAAGTTATCCATTGTCATGAGAATGAGTTGGAGAAGGCCAAAGCACTAGCAAGTGACGTAGATGCTGTTGTGATTGTGGTCGGTAACGATTATAACGATGAAGGCGAATATGTGATGCCGGATTCCACAAACGCCGTTGACTTTATCACTAAAGGTTACGAGCAACAAGGAATGTTTGAGAAAAGTGAAGCATTCAAAGAGATGATGAAACAAACTCCTTCCTCTTCCTACACGTCTAACGAATCGTTTGCTCCAGGAGGAGACCGAAAAAATTTATCTCTTAGGCAGGAAGAAATACAAGTAATTAATGAAATTGGTTCGATCAATAAAAATACGGTAGTATCTCTGGTCTGCGGAAGTATGATCATGACTAAAGAATGGGAAGCTAAAGTTCCAGCCATCCTGTACAGTTGGTATGCCGGCATGGAAGGCGGTAATGCACTTGCTCGAATTTTGTTCGGTGATGTAAATCCCAGCGGCAAGCTGCCATTCGTGATTCCAACCGATGAAAGTCACTTACACCCTTTCGATAGTTCTTCTCACCAAGCGCACTACGATTTCTATCATGGCTATCGTAAATTGGATAAGGAAAAGCATACCCCAGCCTATCCTTTCGGTTTCGGATTGAGTTATACGAATTACTTATATTCCGATCTGAACGTCGAGAAGGAAGGCGATTCCGTTAATGTAGGGGTTAAAGTGAGAAATGCAGGGAACGTTGCTGGTGAAGAAGTTGTGCAAGTTTATGTCAGTGTTCCTAACTCCAAAGTGGAAAGGCATATCAAAGTATTAAAAGGCTTTACAAGAGTTCATCTAATCCCCGGAGAAAGCAAAGAGGTTGTCGTTCCGATCGCTTTGAAAGAACTGGAGTATTACAATGAAGAAGAAGCAAGATGGGTGCTAGAGGATACCAACTATGTGCTTCTTGTGGGTCCAAGCTCGGATGAAAAGGCACTCCTGAGAGAGAATATTAATTTGAGTATATCATAG
- a CDS encoding MFS transporter: METIKISFKEKLGYGVGDLASNFIWAGASTFLTFFYTDVVGLTAAAVGTLLLVARVLDAFVDIGVGVMIEKTKSRYGKARPWLLRMAFPFGIAGFLLFTNPGWGGAGSLIFAYCTYLIVNIVYSGINVPYGVLNSRITQDPYDRSVLNIFRMFFAVVATIIVNMLTMPLVKTFGGGNTGWATTYGLFSGIAVILFLVCFLSTKERVQPTVVRKEVDIKRGFKALFRNKYWKQLVLLMVIFYINGGVNAGVSIYYAQNVLNDAELVGTLGLAGMVPVLIGFFLIAPFIKRFGKRNVSIAGLVISMIGSCVLIIDPTSLAIVIISTVIKSFGFVPLSATLFAMLADTVDYGEWKTGIRNEGLIYSGGSFGLKAGSGIGAGLVGWILAVGGYVGSQAQQNESAIASIQFMFIYLPIILCLCMIGILLFYKLDREFPRVLADLEKIKKMQE; encoded by the coding sequence ATGGAAACGATTAAAATTAGTTTCAAAGAAAAGCTTGGCTATGGTGTCGGTGACTTAGCGAGCAACTTCATTTGGGCAGGAGCTAGTACGTTTCTTACTTTTTTCTACACGGATGTGGTGGGTCTGACGGCTGCTGCGGTTGGTACTTTGCTGCTTGTTGCTCGTGTACTTGATGCGTTCGTAGATATTGGGGTGGGGGTGATGATCGAAAAGACGAAGAGTCGCTACGGCAAAGCCCGTCCTTGGCTATTACGGATGGCATTTCCGTTTGGTATCGCGGGCTTCCTTCTTTTCACTAATCCAGGTTGGGGAGGGGCAGGTTCATTAATATTCGCATATTGTACTTATCTTATTGTTAATATTGTTTATTCCGGAATTAATGTTCCATACGGTGTGTTAAATTCGAGAATAACGCAGGATCCCTACGACCGATCTGTTTTGAATATCTTCCGTATGTTTTTCGCTGTCGTCGCGACGATTATTGTCAATATGCTGACAATGCCGTTAGTGAAAACATTCGGCGGTGGAAATACTGGATGGGCTACTACTTATGGCCTCTTTTCCGGCATAGCAGTCATCCTGTTCTTGGTGTGTTTCTTGAGCACGAAAGAGCGTGTTCAGCCGACTGTCGTTCGAAAGGAGGTAGATATAAAGAGAGGTTTTAAAGCTCTGTTCCGTAATAAATATTGGAAGCAACTCGTTTTGCTTATGGTCATTTTTTATATTAACGGCGGCGTAAATGCAGGGGTAAGCATTTACTATGCCCAAAATGTACTAAATGATGCTGAATTAGTAGGTACGCTTGGCCTCGCAGGCATGGTTCCGGTTCTAATTGGTTTTTTCCTTATTGCTCCGTTCATTAAGCGGTTTGGAAAACGCAATGTATCCATTGCAGGCCTGGTCATTTCCATGATCGGTTCCTGCGTTCTCATTATCGATCCCACATCGCTGGCTATCGTGATCATCAGCACCGTCATTAAGTCCTTCGGATTCGTTCCATTGTCTGCTACCTTATTCGCCATGCTTGCAGACACGGTTGATTACGGCGAATGGAAGACTGGTATTCGTAATGAGGGTCTTATTTATAGCGGCGGCAGTTTCGGTCTTAAAGCAGGCAGCGGCATCGGTGCTGGCTTGGTAGGGTGGATCCTTGCGGTTGGTGGGTACGTGGGTAGTCAAGCTCAACAAAACGAATCGGCAATCGCTTCCATACAGTTTATGTTCATCTATCTACCGATAATTTTATGTCTTTGCATGATTGGGATCCTCCTGTTCTATAAACTGGATAGAGAGTTTCCTCGAGTGCTTGCGGACTTGGAAAAAATTAAAAAAATGCAGGAATAA
- a CDS encoding AraC family transcriptional regulator, whose product MGLMIHEDELLYVCEMMHHYAKMPIFSIDLIGGTLTSLVSNTIENPLQDKWLEDMLQHCTKKDFDFPITVITLNNVEYYLCIRARESMINDHILFLGPCVFDKITKNVIYDYMIKNKVPRQLEEKLRSYLLSLPLYNKWTLSRFGQMFYYLLMRERVGLTDIQYLTPFSSDTESELQQQVANQKIEGFLHHENKYENIIRQLIKEGRLDALEKLMASVPELQGSGTVARNNPVRNEKNLAIVCVTLASRAAMDGGLNSEIAYTLSDMFIQQIESDTNFNTFVETIKKVFKEYAKQVMLAKEQRYSKVVIKVEQFIYNNLYQKLSVQEIANNVGLSADYLSKQFKKDTGITIVDYILQEKIKEAKNLINYTNLSISEISNYLQFYDQSHFIRVFKRICGITPKQYKLQNLNLDIG is encoded by the coding sequence ATGGGATTAATGATTCACGAGGATGAACTTCTTTATGTGTGTGAAATGATGCATCATTATGCAAAAATGCCAATTTTCTCTATTGATCTCATTGGAGGAACTTTAACATCGTTAGTCTCCAATACAATTGAGAATCCTTTACAGGATAAATGGCTAGAGGATATGCTCCAACATTGTACAAAAAAGGATTTTGACTTCCCTATTACCGTTATTACGCTTAACAATGTCGAATACTATTTATGCATTCGAGCACGGGAGTCGATGATCAATGATCATATTTTGTTCCTTGGTCCTTGTGTATTTGATAAAATCACGAAGAATGTTATTTACGATTACATGATTAAGAACAAGGTACCTCGGCAGCTTGAAGAAAAACTGAGAAGCTATCTCCTGTCCCTTCCACTCTATAACAAATGGACTCTCTCTCGATTTGGTCAAATGTTTTATTATTTGTTGATGAGAGAACGAGTAGGACTTACGGACATTCAATATCTCACCCCATTCTCCAGCGACACTGAATCAGAGTTACAGCAACAAGTCGCAAATCAGAAAATAGAGGGATTTCTTCATCATGAAAATAAATATGAAAATATTATAAGACAACTCATTAAAGAAGGCCGTTTAGATGCTCTCGAAAAGTTGATGGCATCCGTGCCTGAACTACAAGGAAGCGGAACCGTCGCCAGAAACAACCCGGTTCGTAATGAAAAAAACCTCGCCATTGTATGCGTAACTCTTGCAAGCAGAGCTGCTATGGACGGAGGTTTAAATTCAGAAATAGCGTACACGTTAAGTGACATGTTCATTCAACAAATTGAGTCCGATACAAATTTTAATACTTTTGTTGAAACGATAAAGAAAGTGTTCAAGGAATATGCCAAACAGGTTATGCTAGCAAAGGAGCAACGATATTCCAAAGTAGTTATCAAGGTAGAACAATTTATTTACAACAATCTTTATCAAAAATTGAGTGTACAGGAAATTGCAAACAATGTTGGCCTGAGTGCTGATTATCTTTCCAAACAGTTTAAGAAAGATACCGGAATAACGATTGTTGATTATATACTTCAGGAGAAAATAAAAGAGGCGAAGAACTTAATAAACTACACTAATTTATCAATTTCGGAAATCTCGAATTACCTTCAATTTTATGATCAAAGTCATTTCATCCGGGTTTTCAAGCGTATTTGCGGCATAACTCCTAAACAATATAAGCTTCAAAATTTAAATTTAGATATCGGTTAG
- a CDS encoding CD3324 family protein — protein sequence MRYINANDILPKELVEKLQDFIQGEYIYIPAIKDQHKNWGELSGFRKEIDRRNSEIIQAYNSGNSIQELAESYCLSVYAIRKIIYNK from the coding sequence ATGAGGTATATCAACGCTAATGACATTCTCCCAAAAGAATTGGTTGAAAAATTGCAAGATTTTATACAAGGTGAATACATCTACATTCCCGCAATTAAAGATCAACATAAAAATTGGGGAGAATTATCCGGTTTTCGTAAAGAGATTGATAGGAGAAATAGTGAAATAATACAAGCATATAATTCTGGTAATTCGATTCAGGAACTTGCAGAATCTTACTGCCTTTCTGTTTATGCTATCAGAAAAATAATTTATAACAAATAA